A window of Loxodonta africana isolate mLoxAfr1 chromosome 3, mLoxAfr1.hap2, whole genome shotgun sequence genomic DNA:
GCCGCCGCCAGGAGGCACGTCGGGCGCGGCGGGAACCACGGGCGGACCCGGCCCTGGGGGCGCCGGTAGGCGGCGGAGGGCCTGCGGCTCGCGCTCGAAGGCCGTTAGGGCGAAGGCGTCGGGCAGCAGCGAGGCGGAGGCGGAGCGGGCACCCGGCCCGGGGCGGCGGCGCGGGCTGCCCGGGCTCCCAGGGGCCGAGTCGGCGGTGTGGCGCGGGCCGCCGTCCAGGGGCCGCAGCGACAGAAGGCTCTCGGCTGAGCGGCGGCGCTGGCAGAATGAGGGCGCGTCCTCGGCGAAGGCCAGCAGGCTGCTGCAACGGCGTGCCGGCAGCACGAGGTGCGCCAGGGCGGCCAGGTCCTCGCCGGACCCCCAGCGGGGCAGGAGGGCGGGCAGCGGCATTGACGCCCACATGTCCGCGTCGTCGTGGGAGAAGCGCCGCGTGGGTGGGACCTGTGGAGATCCGGGGCCTCAGCTGCAAACAGGAGGGCCTCCAGCTGCCCTTCTGGGAAATTGGCGGCCTGTGGGGCAGGGGCCAGCTGTTAAGCCCTGGCAACCTGGTTCAGAGCTCGAGATATGGAGCAAGTAGCAGCTCTCCCCAAGGCTCGGTTTTGCTGTCAGTGGCTTGGGCTGCTTAGGGAGAGGGCCCCCTGAAGGGGGTGCTGAGCCCCAAGGAAATAACATAGGCGGCAGAGGACTGCCCTTCCAGGGCACCGAGGAACAGGAGACAGGGGCAGAGGCTGGGGTGTCTGACCTCAGCCCACCAACAGAGGCTGTCACCATGGGCCAGTTACTACCCATTTCCAGAGGGTGAAAGCCACCTCCTGGAGCTGCCTGGGGCATGAAATGAGGTCAGAAAAAAAGGCCTTGAGGGGATCAGGATACCCCACCCCCACATACATGGTGTCCCTGGCCTGCCCTATCCTTACCTGCAGGTACTGCATCTTGTCTTCCTGCAGGGGCCGCAGCGGGTAGAGCTGGGGCAGGCCCCCCTCCAGTGCAGAGAGCTCATACTTGGCCATCCTGTCCAGTGCCACAAACTCGCCCCTGTAGCCGTAGTCGAGGGAGCGCTCCAACACCAGGTCTGGGGGGACGCCACCCTCCAGGCTGATCtctgcagggcagggcagaggctCAGGGTCATGGAAAAATCAGGGCATCTGGAAGCAAGTTCCAGGACCCCACCCCCCAGGGAAGGGGGCTGGCTAGTGAAAAGAGGAAGGGTTGAATCCTGGctttaaatcccagctccaccaccctTTAGCTGTGAGACTGGGCAGGTCACACACTAAGCCAGTCTCATCTAGAATATGAGGTGGGGCCCGAGTTTACCCCAGCAGCTGCTGGGGGCACTAAATACACAAGGAGCTACAGTACCTGGCATGGGCAAGGGCTCAGCCTAGGGTAATACTGATATTGCTGTCAGTAGACAGGACCAGCGTCTACAGGAGCCCTGGGCCAGTTCACCTGGGGACCCTGGGACAACCAAGTCGTACAGGGGGTGCCCTGTGAAGAGATTAGTGAATTATGTGTGGATTATTCAGCCCCACACTTAGTTCTCTTAGGAGCTCAGGTACAGGGGTGACCTATGGGCCATATGGTGACCTGACAGCTGTGTTCCTACTGACCCCGAGACCCTGCCCAGATGCCATCCTCCAGGGCCATGCAGGCAAGCCTCACCATCGTCTGAGTCCTCGTCGTTGGCCATGAGGGCCATGCACTTCTCCCAGACGGCCTTGACGTCAGCACGGTAGCGGTCACAGGCCCAGAGGAAGACAGGCAGCAGCAGGGCCTGAGTCACTGAGCACCACAGCACACACAGAACCATCCAGGGCGCCGCAGCATCTGCCCTCAGGCTGCTGAAGCTCACCACCTGCGCAAGGATACAGCCTGGCACTGCAGGACCCTAGCCTGGGCTCCCTACCCATCATATAGTTCCCCTCCCagcctcagtgtccccatctgCATGGCAAACCCAACAACTCCCTACTAGGGGGGAAGAGACTGAGATGAATGGGGCTCAGAGGTCAAGGGAGGAAAGAGCATTGTGGAAGGTAGGAGGCCCCACCCACCAAAAGCTGCTCACTACCCAGATCAATAGTTGTAACCCCCATATGCACAGCCCTTCACAGTGTACTGGGCGGCACTTGGTACCTGttagagattgaattgtgtccccccaaaatatgcactgGAATCCTAACACCTATACCTGTGGAGGTAATCCTATTTGGacatagggtttcctttgttgttgttagttgcatttgagttgatcctgactcatggagaccctgtgtgtgcagagtaaagctgctccataggcttttcaaggccgGAACCTTTCGGAAGCAtttcgccaggcctatcttctgaggtgcgtctaggtgggcttgaaccgacaactttttggctagtaggaaaccctggtggcgtagtggttaagaactatggctgctaactgaaaggtcggcagtttgaatccaccaggtgctccttggaaactctatggggcagttctactctgtcctagagggttgctgtcactctatggcaacaggtagtGCTTAACTGCGCCATCCAAGTActctttttgttatgttaatgaggccataccagtgtaggtgtgtcctaaacctaatcactgctGAGTGACATTAAGGAGCAGCATGTGAGTCACTGAGTCAGATTGACTTGACTGCACAGGACAAGGacaacacagacacagagacaaacaAACAGCACAAATAGGGGAAGATAGATAACACGCAGAGATTGCCAAGGGACAGAGGAACTCcagggctagagaagctgaggcaAGTAAACAAGGACTTCCCCTAGAGGGGACAGAGAGAGGACCTCCCTTAGTGCcctgccctgaattcggacttgcagccttctgaactgtgagataataatatgtttctgtgtttctgttacagcacctcTAGGAAACCTAGACAACGCTCCTCCCTCACTTCCTCTTGACCTTCCCCATGCCTTGGGGTCAAGGCCAGCTCCTCCTTGCTCTGCCTCCCTCTCCAGGCCCTCCTACCTTCATGACAGCTGTAGAGAGGTGGGGACATGGGTTTCTGTCCCCTTTTTGTTACCAAAGTCTCCAGCCTTCTAGTTCAGGGAACTTTCTGCTCCTCCATGGCCAGTGGCCTCCCACTGGGGTCTAGGCCTTGGACCCCAGACCGCCTTTAGGTCTCTGGCCTGGGGATCCCCCATCCCCCGTCTCCCAAGAGAGCCTTCATTACCCCTCCCAAGAGTGACATTTAACTATTTCCTAAACAGAATGTTGTGGGTCAGGTTGTGTCACCCAGGAAACtcctagtacctgtgaatgtgatcttgatTAGgaataaggtctttgcagatgtagttaacatgaggtcatactggattagggttgGCCCTAATCCAATGACAGGTGTCCTTACGAGAAAAGGGAACtctggacacagagacacacagggagaacTCCATGTGACGactgaggcagagattggagtgatgtgtctacaagccaaggaatgctggaaACTACCAGCtgctggaagaggcaagaaggATCCTGGCCTAGAACCTTCAGAAGAAGCATggccttgattttggacttctggcctcctgagctgtgagaatagatttctgccattttaagcCATCCAGTTCATGATACTTTGTGACAACAGCCCCCGGAACATGGTGCAGACAAGGTGCTGGTTTTGCCATTTGCAACTGTGTCACCTTCGGAAAGCTGCTAAACCTCTCAGGGGCTGGCTTGATggctcatcagtaaaatgggctAAGAATATCCTGCACTATAaaggtagaattctcatcttcaaCACAGGAGACCCCGTTTCAATTCCTGGTCAGCGCAtctcacacacagccaccactggtctgtcagtggaagcttgcatgttgctatgatgctgacaggtttcagtggcgcttccaaaCTAAagtgaactaggaagaaaggcctggcgatctacttctgaaaatcagtcagtgaaaaccctacgggtcacaacagtctgatctgcaacccatcatgaagatggtgcaggaccgggcagtgttctgttctgcagGTGGCACCATGCATCGGGGGCCAGCTCAACGTCAgttaacaacatatatatgtatttagagAGAAAGGGTAAGGTAAGCATTCCAGACAGTAGTTGTAACATGCCTGTAACATGGAATGGACCCATTTATGGTACCCTCTCCCCTGCCCTGAGGAGAGCTGGGGTGGGAACCTTCTCCTGCTCCTTGTCCCAGCTGCTGCCTCCGGCTGCCGCAGGACACTTTCACCTATACTCCTTCGTCACAGCTGGCATGGTTGGGGATGCCATCCCACTGTACACATGAGGCCCTGCAGCCTGGGGGTAAACCGGCAGCAGGTCAGTGGGGGTATGCGTCACGCAGCAGCCCGTGTGCACCCCTGGCTCTGAGGCTGCTACCTGTCAACCCCCTCTCTGGAGCTGGTATCCTGGAATGACTCCAAGGATGCAGCCCTGCTCAACTACTTAAAGCCTCTCAGGCTGGTCCTTGCCCCTAGATTCCCCACCCCGCCGCCCACCCCACTCCAGATCCTTGGGCGGGGGGCTGGGCCAAAGCCCGAGGATGGGAGGGGTTGGTGCACCTTAGCACAGGAAGGCCCTTGAGCCTAGACTTTCATTCTTGGGCCAGGCCTGGCCCCAGCTCCACAGAGAGGAGCCTCAAGGCAGCCCCTTCGGCCTTGGACCCTTGTCAGCAGGGCCTGCATCAGACCAGCCCTTACCTTGACCTTTCTCAGCCCTTAGAATCAAATCCAATTACTTAGCAGTCACTCAAGGCCTGCTGTGGCCTTGTCCTGCCTCCTGCTCCAGGTTCCCCCATCCCCACTTCACCAAAGCCCCCCATTAtggattgtgttcccccaaagtatgtgttggaatcctaacccctatacctgtggatgtaacatAACATAATtatcttccataatgcaatctaaagttatattaatgaggtcataccagagtacggtgggtcctaaacctaaccacttttgagttataaaaagagcagattagacacagggaTGAGCACATACaagagaagatagatgccatgtgaggactgccaaggaaccaaggaatgcttgGGTCTAtggacctctttgaagtgctaaaaagcagagatgtcattttaaggacttaggtgtgactgacccaaggcatggtattttcagtcacctcatatgcacgcgaaagctggccagtgaataaggaagaccaaagaagaactgatgccttagaattatggtgttggcaaagaatactgaatatactatgaactgccagaagaacaaacaaatctgtcttggaagaagtacagacagaatgctccttagaagtgaggatggcaagactttgtctcatgtactttggacatgttatcagcagggatcaggccctggcgaaggacatcaaACTTGGTAACGTAGAcagttagcgaaaaagaggaagaccctcaatgaaatggattgacacagtgtctgcaacaacgggctcaagcatagcaatgactgtgaggatggggcaggagcgggtggtgtttccttcttttgtacatagagttgctaggagtcagaactgactcaccgGCACCTAATGAAAACAACAACCTACAAGAAAGGAGTTGACaaagctgagaccctgatttggacttttaacctccagaactTCTAGAAAAtagttttgttctttaaagccacccacttgtgttatttgtgtaacagcagctctagataactaagacacccctaCTCTGTCGATCCTGGCACCTGGACCCACCAGGAAAACTCTGTGGACATGTCATCCTACCTTCCATACCCTCTTCACTGAATGGGCCCCAGGTGAAGGGAGGAAATTTCCCTGAAGTGCTACAGAAAGATCCTGGCTCTACAGGATCTGTATTGTGGGTTCAGTTCCCTTCATGGCTACCCTGATTTTAGGTGGGTTACTttgcctctctgaacctcagtttctaattctgtaaaatgggaaggatGCTAGTGTCCACTTCAAAGGATAGGGCTGGTCAGAGATCCAACAAGTGCTGCCCCAGAGCCCATATCCTCCACAAGTGCCCCCACCCAAAACACTCACGCACCAGCACAGGGAAGCCCATGAGGCAGTCGTAGATGACGACGATGGTGGCCACGAGGCCCGTGATCTGCAGTGAGGTCTTGGCGGGCTCGGAGCCGTCAATGGAGGAGCGGCGCTTGCCTTGGGCGTCCTCTACCACAATGGTGGGCACAGTGAATGTTCGGCGGTCGGCCTGGCGCCCCACCTGCACAGTCAGTGTCTGGAAGAGGGCGATAGCAGTACAGACCACGCCCATGGCCACGCTGCCGCCCACCAACAACAGGAAGCAGACGCCAAAGCCCAGGCCAATCTCAGCCACGATGAAGCGGCAGCCGTGGGCGTAGAAGCGCTCGCTTGTGTCATGCCAGCCGACGGCAGGCAGGGCCGACAGGATGAAGGACACCATCCAGATGCCCATGACCGTGTGTACCGCCTGCTTCTTGGCATTGCTCAGCCTGCCATGGGGGGATGGAGGGAGCCAGCATCACTCACAGGGTCTTCCCAGAGACCCCAACTGTCCCTGGGCCCCAGGACACCACAGTCATTGCAAACCACCATGGTGGGGCCCCTGACCCCTGCACAGGGTCTACTAGTGTACATCGTCTCCTGTCCCCTCACCAAGCATGTCTGCAGTGGACACGGGCATACCCACATGTATGCCTACACGTGTACGCTCTTGTAGCCCAGAGCAGCTCCTTGTGAGCCTCCTCCCTGCCCTGGGCAACCCGGTCCCACACCGAGGACATGTGTGCACACAGTAGAGCAGCTACACCTTCGTGCTCATGCCCGTATGTCCCCTCTTTAGGAACACCCATGCTGGACTTTGGAGTGGGTGTACCAGTCCACATGGGTTCCCCGGGCTCACCGGTAGTTGACGGGCCAGCGGACCATCCACATGCGGTGATAGGAGAGGGAGGTGACAGAGAAGCAAGTGGCCAGGGTGAGGGTGTAGAAGGTGGAGACGAAGACTTTGCAGAGGCCCTCGTTCCACTCGTAGTCGGGGCGCTGCCGCCGCAGCTGCACCACAGCGTAGGTGGCGATGGGCACGGCCACGTTGAGCATGTGGGTGGCCGCCAGTGTGCACAGCAGGAACTCCAGCGGCTTCCACTTCTTCTGCTTGGCCCCAACGCTGAGGATGCCCCAGGCATTGGCCAGCAGGGAGAGGCCGCCGCATGCCAGCCAGCCCACTGCGCTGCCAGGCAGCCGCCGCTCCTCACTCATGATGCAGATGAGGTGGGCGGCCAGGTGGCTGGGGCATCCTCCTCTGGCTGCCTTGGCTCAGAGCAGCAGCCCTTCTGCACAGCAGTTTTGGCGCACCAGGGACCATGAACATCTGCCAGGGGGAGGCGGGTAAATGCTCAGCAACCCTCCCTCTGGCCAAAGCATTGAAGCTCTGGAGCCCCTGGGGGGTGGGAGTTGGGGAAGGTCACCCTAAGCACCATTTCCTGTCTGGTTCTGGCTCAGGCCAGGCTGCTCTGCTCTCCTCTCCtcccgggggtgggggtggggggcggtgggGGTCTCCTGCTCATATCCCTGTATTccaaaaatcaaaacccaaaccctttgccatcaagtcgattccaactcatggcaactcatgtGTTACATAGTGGAACTGAGTtccatcgggttttcttggctgtaatcttaacaaaggagatcatcaggcctttattccagggtgcccctgagtgggttcaaactgccaaccttttggttagtagtgaagTGCGAActatttctgccacccagggaccttggccTGTATACAGGGGTGCCCGGAAGTGCATGTTCCCTCACTTGCGCCCACTGCTGGTCAAGGCTTGGAGTGCAGGCTTCCTCCCAGGCCATCTGCATCCTCTGGGAACCAGCCAGGTGCTCTTGCCCCATCTGTGCCTGGCCCTGCCCAAGAGTAAGCCCTCTTTCAATCAAACATTCTGGAATGCTTGCACAACCCACAGGGGCTACCCTACTCAATTTCTTGAAGTCTCTGGCCTTAATTTGTCCAGCTTCCTTTGACCAGCACCCTGGAGGAAGAAGTCTCCCAagccttcctttcctctcctttccGCCTGTCCTGTGAGGGGAGGAAGGGTCTGGTCACCACTTGCATGCCCACTCTGGGGAGGAAATGGCACACCTTGTCTGGCCAGCTCCAGCTGGCCTTCCACAGTCAGGTGCTCCAGGTAGCCCCTGGTACCACCACAGGCTGGGTTTGAATTCCACCCCAGCACACGAACTGTGTGTCTTGGGCAAGGTTCTGCACATAAGTATCCCTCTCGGAGCCAAGGACTGTGATGCTTCCTACACGGGAAGGCTGGAGTGGACAGACAGCACGATCCTAAAGCCTTGAGCCTAGGGCTCACGCATAGTGGGTGCTGTGGGGTAGCGGTCAGTATTGTGCCCtgaggaatgcaaaatggcacagccactgcgGAAAAcagtggcggttcctcaaaaaattaaacatagatcTACCTTATGACCATCAACCccacttctgggtatatactcaagagacttgaaagcagggactcataCAGAtatttgtataccaatgttcattgcagcattattcaccatagccaaaaggtggaaataaaaatccattgacagatgaatggataaacaaactgtggtacagtcATGTGTTGCTTAACATTCACAATATGTTctatgaaataggatgttatatgATTTGGACCCTGCGTGAACACTACATTATACTTAGCAAAGCTATAtgggatacctttttttttttaattgtgttttaagcgtaagtttacaaatcaagtcagcctctcatacaaaaacttacatacaccttgctatgtactcctagctgttctccccctaatgagacagcacactccttctctccactctctattccccgtgtctgttcagccagctcctgtccccctctgccttctcatctcccctccagacaggagctgcccacataggctcatgtgtctacttgagccaagaagctcactcctcaccagtatcattttctgtcttatagtccagtccaatccttgtctgaagagttggctttgggaatggttcc
This region includes:
- the GPR153 gene encoding probable G-protein coupled receptor 153 produces the protein MSEERRLPGSAVGWLACGGLSLLANAWGILSVGAKQKKWKPLEFLLCTLAATHMLNVAVPIATYAVVQLRRQRPDYEWNEGLCKVFVSTFYTLTLATCFSVTSLSYHRMWMVRWPVNYRLSNAKKQAVHTVMGIWMVSFILSALPAVGWHDTSERFYAHGCRFIVAEIGLGFGVCFLLLVGGSVAMGVVCTAIALFQTLTVQVGRQADRRTFTVPTIVVEDAQGKRRSSIDGSEPAKTSLQITGLVATIVVIYDCLMGFPVLVVSFSSLRADAAAPWMVLCVLWCSVTQALLLPVFLWACDRYRADVKAVWEKCMALMANDEDSDDEISLEGGVPPDLVLERSLDYGYRGEFVALDRMAKYELSALEGGLPQLYPLRPLQEDKMQYLQVPPTRRFSHDDADMWASMPLPALLPRWGSGEDLAALAHLVLPARRCSSLLAFAEDAPSFCQRRRSAESLLSLRPLDGGPRHTADSAPGSPGSPRRRPGPGARSASASLLPDAFALTAFEREPQALRRLPAPPGPGPPVVPAAPDVPPGGGALLSPRTRPPAHFGPLHSGLSASWGEPNGLRAAGGGGSTSSFLSSPSESSGYVTLHSDSLGSAS